One Micromonospora eburnea genomic region harbors:
- a CDS encoding type II toxin-antitoxin system RelE/ParE family toxin, translating into MTTQVERFLDDLYQADSTSHRLVNQAILVLERNGSAEGRPLVDTVTASRISNMKELRPPSSGRTEIRILFVLDPWRSAILLVAGDKSGQWKRWYRDAIPEAEDLYTTYLKEREKELGS; encoded by the coding sequence ATGACCACCCAGGTGGAGAGGTTCCTCGACGATCTTTACCAGGCGGATTCGACCAGTCATCGCCTGGTGAACCAAGCGATCCTCGTGCTCGAGCGGAATGGTTCTGCCGAAGGGCGACCTCTCGTAGACACGGTCACTGCATCGAGGATCTCGAACATGAAGGAGTTGCGCCCGCCATCGAGCGGGCGTACGGAGATCAGGATCCTGTTCGTGCTCGATCCATGGCGATCTGCGATCCTCTTGGTCGCAGGCGACAAGTCGGGGCAGTGGAAACGGTGGTACCGAGACGCGATACCTGAGGCGGAGGACCTGTACACGACCTATCTGAAGGAGCGCGAGAAGGAGTTGGGGTCATGA
- a CDS encoding alpha-1,4-glucan--maltose-1-phosphate maltosyltransferase: MSGRFPIEDVSPVVSCGRYPAKAVVGEVVPVSARAYREGHDALGCNVVWLGPDGAARPFTRMRPGDPGQDRWHAAIRPDAVGEWRFTVEAFQDPYLTWQNAVTKKLAAGQGPAELANDLAEGARVLEAALELVPAADRERVRAAVVALRADDHALPRRVGPALDLAPLLWDHPVRELVTTGDEHRLWVDRPRALFSAWYEFFPRSEGAVPATVDAPARSGTLRTAVDRLPGVAAMGFDVLYLPPIHPIGRINRKGRNNSLTAGPDDVGSPWAIGAAEGGHDAIHPDLGTPADFRAFLDAAAGQGLEVAMDLALQCAPDHPWVTEHPEWFTTRADGTIAYAENPPKKYQDIYPLNFDNDPEGIRAEILRVVLHWVGEGIRIFRVDNPHTKPFDFWHWLIWEVKRVEPDVLFLAEAFTRPAIMHGLGKVGFTQSYTYFTWRTTAAELRAYCEELVAAADYMRPNFWPNTPDILHSSLQHGGPPMFKIRAVLAALLSPSWGVYAGYELFEHVARPGAEEYLDNEKYELRPRDWAQAQAQGRSLAPFIAILNRVRRDNPALHRLRNLRFHDIDNPALLCWSKHDPDTGNTVLVVCSFDSREVQWGNTTLDMSALGLDWHERFTVHDELTGTSYDWGQRNAVRLDPYLQPAHVFTVRRPTPPAVPEPVAAVPAELTVADVPADLSGGTAPAVEDEARWSS, translated from the coding sequence GTGAGTGGACGGTTTCCGATCGAGGACGTCTCGCCTGTCGTCTCGTGCGGTCGCTATCCGGCCAAGGCGGTCGTCGGCGAGGTCGTGCCGGTGTCGGCCCGCGCCTACCGGGAGGGGCACGACGCGCTCGGCTGCAACGTGGTCTGGCTCGGCCCGGACGGCGCGGCCCGCCCGTTCACCCGGATGCGCCCCGGCGACCCCGGCCAGGACCGCTGGCACGCCGCCATCCGGCCGGACGCGGTGGGCGAGTGGCGGTTCACCGTCGAGGCGTTCCAGGACCCGTACCTGACCTGGCAGAACGCGGTAACCAAGAAGCTCGCCGCCGGCCAGGGCCCGGCCGAGCTGGCCAACGACCTGGCCGAGGGGGCCCGGGTGCTGGAGGCGGCCCTGGAGCTGGTCCCGGCAGCCGACCGGGAGCGGGTCCGGGCCGCGGTGGTCGCGCTGCGGGCCGACGACCACGCGCTGCCCCGGCGGGTCGGCCCGGCGCTCGACCTGGCCCCGCTGCTCTGGGACCACCCGGTCCGCGAGCTGGTCACCACCGGTGACGAGCACCGGCTCTGGGTGGACCGGCCCCGGGCGCTCTTCTCCGCCTGGTACGAATTCTTCCCGCGCTCGGAGGGGGCGGTCCCGGCCACCGTGGACGCGCCGGCCCGGTCGGGCACCCTCCGCACCGCCGTCGACCGCCTGCCGGGCGTCGCGGCGATGGGCTTCGACGTGCTCTACCTGCCCCCGATCCACCCGATCGGCCGGATCAACCGCAAGGGCCGCAACAACTCGCTCACCGCCGGTCCGGACGACGTCGGCTCGCCGTGGGCGATCGGCGCCGCCGAGGGCGGCCACGACGCCATCCACCCCGACCTGGGTACGCCGGCGGACTTCCGCGCGTTCCTCGACGCCGCCGCCGGTCAGGGCCTGGAGGTGGCGATGGACCTGGCGTTGCAGTGCGCCCCGGACCACCCGTGGGTGACCGAGCACCCGGAGTGGTTCACCACCCGGGCCGACGGCACCATCGCGTACGCGGAGAACCCGCCGAAGAAATACCAGGACATCTACCCGCTGAACTTCGACAACGACCCGGAGGGCATCCGGGCGGAGATCCTGCGGGTGGTGCTGCACTGGGTCGGCGAGGGCATCCGGATCTTCCGGGTGGACAACCCGCACACCAAGCCGTTCGACTTCTGGCACTGGCTGATCTGGGAGGTCAAGCGGGTCGAGCCGGACGTGCTCTTCCTCGCCGAGGCGTTCACCCGCCCGGCGATCATGCACGGCCTGGGCAAAGTCGGCTTCACCCAGTCGTACACCTACTTCACCTGGCGCACGACGGCGGCGGAGCTGCGGGCGTACTGCGAGGAGCTGGTCGCGGCGGCCGACTACATGCGGCCCAACTTCTGGCCCAACACCCCGGACATCCTGCACTCCTCGCTCCAGCACGGCGGCCCGCCGATGTTCAAGATCCGGGCGGTGCTGGCCGCGCTGCTCTCCCCCTCCTGGGGCGTGTACGCCGGCTACGAGCTGTTCGAGCACGTCGCCCGCCCCGGCGCCGAGGAATACCTGGACAACGAGAAGTACGAGCTGCGCCCCCGGGACTGGGCGCAGGCCCAGGCGCAGGGCCGCTCGCTCGCCCCGTTCATCGCCATTCTCAACCGGGTACGCCGCGACAACCCGGCCCTGCACCGGCTGCGCAACCTGCGCTTCCACGACATCGACAACCCGGCGTTGCTCTGCTGGTCCAAGCACGACCCGGACACCGGCAACACGGTGCTCGTGGTCTGCTCGTTCGACTCCCGCGAGGTGCAGTGGGGCAACACCACCCTCGACATGTCGGCGCTCGGCCTCGACTGGCACGAGCGGTTCACCGTGCACGACGAGTTGACCGGGACCAGCTACGACTGGGGGCAGCGCAACGCCGTCCGGCTCGACCCGTACCTGCAACCCGCGCACGTGTTCACCGTGCGGCGGCCCACCCCGCCGGCCGTACCGGAGCCGGTGGCCGCCGTGCCGGCGGAGCTGACCGTCGCGGACGTACCCGCCGACCTCTCCGGCGGCACCGCACCGGCCGTGGAGGACGAGGCACGATGGAGCAGCTGA
- the glgB gene encoding 1,4-alpha-glucan branching protein GlgB produces MEQLIAGEAYDPHGLLGAHPADGRTTIRTMRRGAADVAVLVGDERRPMKRVHEVGVFETVLPGEVLDYRVEVDGAVHDDPYRHPPTLGELDLHLIGEGRHERLWEALGARVLDDGVAFAVWAPNARGVRVVGDFTGWGPDDGWPMRSLGTSGVWEIFVPGVPVGARYKYRILGADGHWRDKADPLAARTEVPPATASVVHRSTYEWGDAAWLARRARQRPHQEPMSVYEVHLGSWRPGLGYRELADQLTAYVTELGFTHVEFLPVMEHPFGGSWGYQVTGYYAPTARFGDPDDFRHLVDRLHQAGIGVLLDWVPAHFPKDDWALGRFDGTPLYEHPDPRRGEHPDWGTYVFDFGRREVRNFLVANALYWLAEFHVDGLRVDAVASMLYLDYSRQEGQWVPNVHGGRENLEAIALLQEVNATVYKQHPGVVMVAEESTAWPGVTRPTGEGGLGFGFKWNMGWMHDTLLYTSKDPIYRQHHHHQLTFSLAYAWSENYVLPISHDEVVHGKGSLVGKMPGDTWQRLATVRALLAYMWAHPGKQLLFMGCELADDREWSEERGLDWYLLHDPARAGVQRLVGDLNRSYRASPALWAQDTEPAGFRWISGDDAANNTVSFVRIAPDGQTLVCVANFSAIPLEGYRIGLPAGGTWTEVLNTDAHEYGGSGVGNLGAVHAESVPWHGMPASAALRVPPLGVLWLRPDQTGTERVL; encoded by the coding sequence ATGGAGCAGCTGATCGCCGGCGAGGCGTACGACCCGCACGGCCTGCTCGGCGCGCACCCCGCCGACGGGCGTACCACCATCCGGACCATGCGCCGGGGCGCGGCCGACGTGGCCGTGCTGGTCGGCGACGAGCGGCGCCCGATGAAGCGGGTGCACGAGGTCGGTGTCTTCGAGACGGTGCTTCCCGGCGAGGTGCTCGACTACCGGGTCGAGGTCGACGGCGCGGTGCACGACGACCCGTACCGCCACCCGCCCACCCTCGGCGAGCTGGACCTGCACCTGATCGGCGAGGGGCGGCACGAGCGGCTCTGGGAGGCGCTCGGCGCCCGCGTCCTCGACGACGGGGTGGCGTTCGCCGTCTGGGCACCCAACGCCCGCGGGGTGCGGGTGGTCGGCGACTTCACCGGCTGGGGGCCGGACGACGGCTGGCCGATGCGCTCGCTCGGCACCAGCGGCGTGTGGGAGATCTTCGTGCCGGGGGTGCCGGTCGGCGCCCGCTACAAATACCGCATCCTCGGCGCCGACGGGCACTGGCGGGACAAGGCCGACCCGCTCGCCGCGCGCACCGAGGTGCCGCCGGCCACCGCCTCGGTGGTGCACCGCTCGACGTACGAGTGGGGCGACGCGGCCTGGCTGGCGCGGCGGGCCCGGCAGCGGCCGCACCAGGAGCCGATGAGCGTGTACGAGGTGCACCTCGGCTCGTGGCGGCCCGGCCTCGGCTACCGGGAGCTGGCCGACCAGCTCACCGCGTACGTGACCGAGCTGGGCTTCACTCACGTGGAGTTCCTGCCGGTGATGGAGCACCCGTTCGGCGGCTCGTGGGGCTACCAGGTCACCGGCTACTACGCCCCGACCGCCCGGTTCGGCGACCCGGACGACTTCCGCCACCTGGTCGACCGGCTGCACCAGGCCGGCATCGGGGTGCTCCTCGACTGGGTGCCCGCCCACTTCCCGAAGGACGACTGGGCGCTCGGCCGCTTCGACGGCACCCCGCTGTACGAGCACCCCGACCCGCGTCGCGGCGAGCACCCGGACTGGGGCACGTACGTCTTCGACTTCGGCCGCCGGGAGGTGCGCAACTTCCTGGTCGCCAACGCGCTTTACTGGCTGGCCGAGTTCCACGTCGACGGGCTGCGGGTGGACGCGGTCGCCTCGATGCTCTATCTGGACTACTCGCGCCAGGAGGGGCAGTGGGTGCCCAACGTGCACGGCGGCCGGGAGAACCTGGAGGCCATCGCGCTGCTCCAGGAGGTCAACGCCACCGTCTACAAGCAGCATCCCGGGGTGGTGATGGTCGCCGAGGAGTCCACCGCCTGGCCCGGCGTCACCCGCCCGACCGGGGAGGGCGGGCTGGGCTTCGGCTTCAAGTGGAACATGGGCTGGATGCACGACACCCTGCTCTACACCTCGAAGGACCCGATCTACCGGCAGCACCACCACCATCAGCTCACCTTCTCCCTGGCGTACGCCTGGAGTGAGAACTACGTGCTGCCGATCAGCCACGACGAGGTGGTGCACGGCAAGGGCTCCCTGGTCGGCAAGATGCCCGGCGACACCTGGCAGCGGCTGGCCACCGTACGGGCGCTGCTGGCGTACATGTGGGCGCACCCCGGCAAGCAGTTGCTCTTCATGGGCTGCGAGCTGGCCGACGACCGGGAGTGGAGCGAGGAACGCGGCCTCGACTGGTATCTGCTGCACGACCCCGCCCGGGCCGGCGTGCAACGCCTGGTCGGCGACCTGAACCGGAGCTACCGGGCCAGCCCGGCGCTGTGGGCGCAGGACACCGAGCCGGCCGGCTTCCGCTGGATCTCCGGCGACGACGCCGCCAACAACACCGTGTCGTTCGTCCGGATCGCCCCCGACGGCCAGACCCTGGTCTGCGTGGCCAACTTCTCCGCCATCCCGCTAGAGGGCTACCGGATCGGCCTGCCGGCCGGCGGCACCTGGACCGAGGTGCTCAACACCGACGCCCACGAGTACGGCGGGTCGGGCGTGGGCAACCTGGGCGCGGTGCACGCGGAGAGCGTGCCCTGGCACGGGATGCCGGCGTCGGCGGCGCTGCGGGTGCCGCCGCTGGGCGTGCTCTGGCTCCGCCCTGACCAGACCGGCACCGAAAGGGTCTTGTAG
- a CDS encoding helix-turn-helix domain-containing protein, whose protein sequence is MSEVRRWRESGHLERAVETAGGQEAFDAAMGKMLDEARGWRLADLRKRRGLTQEQVADRMNVSTARVSQIESGAVSTQDVLNRYIEALGGTLKLIADFGDEQLKVA, encoded by the coding sequence ATGAGCGAAGTCCGACGTTGGCGAGAGTCCGGGCATCTGGAGCGGGCGGTGGAAACGGCCGGCGGCCAGGAAGCGTTCGACGCCGCCATGGGAAAGATGCTCGACGAGGCGCGGGGCTGGCGGCTGGCCGACCTGCGAAAGCGGCGCGGCCTGACGCAGGAGCAGGTCGCTGACCGGATGAACGTCTCGACGGCACGTGTCTCACAGATCGAAAGTGGCGCGGTCTCCACGCAGGACGTGCTCAACCGTTACATCGAAGCCCTCGGCGGCACCTTGAAGCTCATCGCCGACTTCGGTGACGAGCAACTTAAGGTCGCGTGA